The segment TCCGGCCGTATATCATCTTCCTTTCTCTTCTCTCCTGCCTGTATTCTCCTTCTGTTTTCCCTCACAGCCTCCTCGTCGTAGGCCGCTGCCTCCCTCTCGGTAAAGGTGATCGCCCCGGTCGGGCACGCCGGCAGACAGTCCCCCAGTCCGTCGCAGTAATCATCCCTCAGAAGCCTGGCCTTCCCGTCTATCATTCCAATAGCTCCCTCATGGCAGGCTCTGGCGCACAGACCGCAGCCGTTGCATTTCTCCTCGTCAATACTTATAATTCTCCGGATCATCGTTCTCTTTTTCCTCCTGCTTCCATTGATGCTGCAAGCTGATTATATCCTATCAGGTGAACTTTGTATGTTGGAATTACAACGCAGAACTCTTTTTTATCTCATAAAAAGGAGGTTCTGCTCCCAGCTGTCCTTGCGGAAAGATTAGAGTCGGTTTTTATCCCCCCACTCACACATTCCGTCCAGAATCGGTATCAGTGACCTCCCTCTTTCTGTCAGGCTGTACTCCACTTTCGGGGGAATTTGAGGGTATTCCTCCCGGTGGACGAGCTGATCTCTTTCCAGTTCTTTCAGAGTGGCACTGAGTGTCTTATAGGAAATTCCTCCGATATATTTTTTGATCTCATTGAAACGTACCACCCCAAACTCCATAAGGGTATAAAGAATCGTCATCTTATATTTTCCGTTAATCAGTGACAGAGTATAGCTGAACCCCGTGGTACTGAGGCATTCATCTGCAATGCACCTCTCTCTCATTTTACACTCTCCTTCAGGTAAGTATATAAATTTGCTGTAAGTATCTCACTTAAATGTGCGTACTTGTTTTTTATCTCATTCTCGTTATGATTATAATATCAGGAACAGGTAAAGTCAATTTTACAGACACAGAAGGAGCGATGATTATGACAAAGAACTTTCATGCAAAACCCTATTTATTTCCTATGCCAACCTATATGATCGGCACTTACAATGAAGATGATACGGTCGATGTGATGATGATGGCCTGGGGCGGCATCTGCGCAGAAGATATGGTTGCACTGAATCTGGAAGCCGAGCACAAAACTGTCGCCAATATTGAATCAAGGAAAGCGTTTACTCTGGCTGTGCCGGGAACCGATACGCTCAGAGAGTCTGATTTTTTGGGAATCGCCACAGCCAACAAGATGGCAGACAAATTCGAGCGCAGCGGGCTTCATGCGGTCAGAAGTGAGAGAGTCGATGCGCCGGTCATTACCGAATACCCCATCACGCTGGAATGCCAGGTCATTGAAATGCAGTCCCAGCCATATGGCCTGCGGGTTCTCGGAAAAATCGTCAATGTAATTGCAGATGAGAAAGTGTTGGACGGGGCTGGAAACATTGACGCCAGCAAAATTCACGCTTTCGCCTTTGATCAGATGCAGAACGGCTATTATGCGATCGGCGAAAAGGTGGGGCAGGCATGGCACAGCGGTGCAGATTTAATGATAAAATAAACCATCATCACAAGCGAGGTGTCAGGATGAGTAAAAATATTGTCATTTTAAACGGAAGTCCGAGAAGGAACGGAAACACATCTGCCCTTGTCAGGGCATTTACCGAAGGTGCAGAAAGCGCAGGACATGCGGTGACAGAATTTTTTCTGGACAGCATGGAGATCCACGGGTGCAAAGGGTGTTTTGGAGGACACAGCAGCCGGGAATGTCCCTGTGTCCAGGCAGACGACATGAACCGAATCTATCCTGCTGTAAAAAACTGTGATGTGATCGTTTTGGCCACACCCCTCTATTATTGGAATATGAGCGGCCAGCTCAGAACAGCTGTTGACCGCCTGTTTGCCCTGGAAGAGGGAGACGGAAACCTGCTGCGCGGCCATGACAGGGCCTGCGCACTGCTGATGGCCGCGGAAGGACATGATTTTGAGGACGTTCTGTCCTACTTCGATCACCTGATGAAGCTTCTGCGCTGGACTAATCTCGGTCATGTACTGGCAGGCGGCAATGGAGATGCGGGCGATATTATCGGAAAACCGGAAATCCAGAAGGCCTGGGAGCTTGGAAAATCGATTCCGGAATAAAAACATGGCGCAGGTCTTTGGCCATGGAAAAAGTGACCTGTTCAGGCAGAACGTTGTTTTGACAGAGCCGACAGCATGCGGATAACACTGCAGCTGCCGGCTTTTTCTTTCCTTTTCAGCTGCAGGATTTATCAGAACATTTCCCCTTCAGACAGAGCCACCATCTTTATGCTTTCACAAAGCAAGTTCTTCCCTATAGAACAAAATTTTTCCTGCACAACAAAAAAGGAACCATCTTCCGATGATTCCTCAGAGAGGCGACAACCAGATTTGAACTGGTGATCAGGGTGTTGCAGACCCACGCCTTACCACTTGGCTATGTCGCCATAATGACCCCAACGAGATTCGAACTCGTGTTACCGCCGTGAAAGGGCGATGTCTTAACCGCTTGACCATGGGGCCTTACTTTAAAGCTCCACAGTTTAACTGCTTCGCTCTGCTATCTTACCATAAATTCGAGCAATTGTCAATTAAGTTCTATGTTGAGGTGTTTAAAAAACTCCCCCTGTTGGACTCGAACCAACGACACTGCGGTTAACAGCCGCATGCTCTACCGACTGAGCTAAGGAGGATTACTTCCCCCGGATTCTTTCTCTCCGGTATCTGGGGTATTCATACATACCCTCAAAACCACACATTGAACTTCCGCTCTTCCTTCTTCCTACCTTTCCATCCTTCCTACCCAACCTCTTGGTTAAGCCCTCGACCGATTAGTAACAGTCAGCTCCATGCATTACTGCACTTCCACCTCTGCCCTATCTACCTCGTCGTCTTCAAGGGGTCTTACTACTTGCGTATGGGATATCTCATCTTGAGGGGGGCTTCACGCTTAGATGCCTTCAGCGTTTATCCCGTCCCGACTTGGCTACTCTGCCATAGACTTGATAGTCTAACAGATACACCAGAGGTCAGTCCATCCCGGTCCTCTCGTACTAAGGACAGCTCCTCTCAAATATCCTACGCCCGCGCCGGATAGGGACCGAACTGTCTCACGACGTTCTGAACCCAGCTCGCGTACCGCTTTAATGGGCGAACAGCCCAACCCTTGGGACCTACTTCAGCCCCAGGATGCGATGAGCCGACATCGAGGTGCCAAACCACTCCGTCGATGTGAACTCTTGGGAGTGATAAGCCTGTTATCCCCAGGGTAGCTTTTATCCGTTGAGCGATGGCAATCCCACTTTCATACCACCGGATCACTAAGTCCTACTTTCGTACCTGCTCGACCCGTCGGTCTCGCAGTCAAGCTCCCTTCTGCCTTTGCACTCTTTGAATGGTTTCCGACCATTCTGAGGGAACCTTTGAGCGCCTCCGATACCCTTTCGGAGGCGACCGCCCCAGTCAAACTCCCCACCTGACATTGTCCCACTGCCGGGTCACGGCAGCTGGTTAGAAACCCAGTACCACAAGGGTGGTATCCCAACAGCGACTCCGACGAAACTGGCGTCCCGTCTTCTTCGTCTCCCACCTATCCTGTACATGCAGTACCGAATCCCAGTATCAAGCTAGAGTAAAGCTCCATGGGGTCTTTCCGTCCTGGCGCAGGTAACCAGCATCTTCACTGGTATTTCAATTTCACCGGGTGCATTGTCGAGACAGCGCTCAAATCATTACGCCTTTCGTGCGGGTCGGAACTTACCCGACAAGGAATTTCGCTACCTTAGGACCGTTATAGTTACGGCCGCCGTTTACTGGGGCTTAGATTCAAAGCTTCGGTTTCCCTAACCTCTCCTCGTAACCTTCCAGCACCGGGCAGGCGTCAGCCCATATACCTCACCTTACGGTTTTGCATAGACCTGTGTTTTTGCTAAACAGTTGCTTGAGCCTATTCTCTGCGGCCACCTTTCGATGGCACCCTTTCTCCCGAAGTTACAGGGTCATTTTGCCGAGTTCCTTAACAATGCTTCTCCCGCCGGCCTTAGGATTCTCTCCTCATCCACCTGTGTCGGTTTACGGTACGGGCACATATCACACAATAGCGGCTTTTCTCGACAGCCCCTACGGAAACTTCCCTACTTCTGTTCGGTACGCGTCACAGTCTCCTGTTGCCAGGCGGATTTGCCAGCCTGACCAGTCCTCTGCTTGCCCCGGTCTTTTCATTCCCGGGTTTTCCTCCGGTTCTGTGTCCCCACAGTTCTGATGATATGTGGTACAGGAATTTCAACCTGTTGTCCATCGACTACGTCTTTCGACCTCGCCTTAGGCCCCGACTTACCCAGAGCAGATCAGCTTTACTCTGGAAACCTTAGATATTCGGCCTGGAGGATTCCCACCTCCATCTCGCTACTCATTCCGGCATTCTCTCTTCTATACAGTCCACAGCTCCTTATCGGTACTGCTTCCTCCCGTATAGAATGCTCCTCTACCAATCCCTTAGGATTCCTAAGCTTCGGTGTTGTGTTTTAGCCCCGGACATTTTCGGCGCAGGACCTCTCGACTAGTGAGCTATTACGCACTCTTTGAATGTGTGGCTGCTTCTAAGCCAACATCCTAGTTGTCTTCGAAATCCCACATCCTTTTCCACTTAACACACACTTTGGGACCTTAGCTGTAGGTCTGGGCTCTTTCCCTTTTGACTACCCAACTTATCTCGTGCAGTCTGACTCCCGTACATCATTTATGCGGCATTCGGAGTTTGATATTCTTCGGTAGACTTTGACGCCCCCTAGGAAATTCAGTGCTCTACCTCCGCTAAACTAATACGAGGCTAGCCCTAAAGCTATTTCGAGGAGAACCAGCTATCTCCGGGTTCGATTGGAATTTCTCCCCTATCCACACCTCATCGCCACCCTTTTCAACGGATGTGCGTTCGGTCCTCCATTCCCTTTTACGGGAACTTCAACCTGGACATGGATAGGTCACCCGGTTTCGGGTCTGCACATGCTGACTTGACGCCCTGTTAAGACTCGCCTTCGCTTCGGCTCCGTACCTTTAGTACTTAACCTCGCCAGCATCCGCAACTCGCCGGACCGTTCTACAAAAAGTACGCGGTTGCACCTTAACGTGCTTCCACAGCTTGTAAACACAGGGTTTCAGGTTCTCTTTCACTCCCCTCCCGGGGTTCTTTTCACCTTTCCTTCACAGTACTATGCGCTATCGGTCACTAAGGAGTATTTAGCCTTGGAGGGTGGTCCCTCCGACTTCCCACAAGGTTCCACGTGTCTCGTGGTACTCTGGATCCTGCCGCTGCCTATTGCTTTCATGTACGGGGCTTTCACCCTCTCTGGCCGGTCTTTCCAGGACCGTTCCATTAACAAATCGGCTCACTTGTGCAGTCCGTAACCCCAGCATGCACGCACGCTGGTTTGGGCTCTTCCCATTTCGCTCGCCGCTACTTTGGGAATCGATGTTTCTTTCTTTTCCTCCGCCTACTTAGATGTTTCAGTTCAGCGGGTTCCCTTCCATACGTTATGGATTGGCGTATGGATGACTGGAGTTCTTCCAGCCGGGTTTCCCCATTCAGAGATCTCCGGATCAATGGATATTTGCTCCTCCCCGAAGCTTTTCGCAGCTTATCACGTCTTTCATCGGCTCTTAGTGCCAAGGCATCCACCCTGCGCTCTTATTAGCTTAACCAGTTGACTTCCTCCGCGGGTACGGATTCCATCGAAGGTGCATAGCGTTGCACCCCTGGTTGGTTTTGTGTTTACATCTTGCTTTGCTTGATGTTTCTTGGTTTCGCATCTTTCGATGCGCCTCGGATGTCTTTGATATTTCTTTAAAAGAATTTATCACAGATTTTCAATATGCGGTTTTCAAGGTACGTATGCAAAATCGAATGTTGGAACCTGTGTGGAAAGCTTGCTTTCCTAAGCAGGTTTCAATATTTGATTTTATAGCGTGCCTGCACGCGACCGAAAGGACAACGTCCTTGAGGTGCATACGTTAGCACAACGCCTCCGCTTTCGCTTCGGCGAATGGAGATGGAGAGATTCGAACTCTTGACCCCCTGCTTGCAAGGCAGGTGCTCTCCCAACTGAGCTACACCCCCATATGAATCCGGCAGCCACCTGCTTTCCCATGCCGTCTCCAGCATAGTATCATCGGCCGCTTGGGTCTTAACCATCGTGTTCGGGATGGGAACGGGTGTGTCCCCC is part of the Clostridium sp. M62/1 genome and harbors:
- a CDS encoding winged helix-turn-helix transcriptional regulator, which encodes MRERCIADECLSTTGFSYTLSLINGKYKMTILYTLMEFGVVRFNEIKKYIGGISYKTLSATLKELERDQLVHREEYPQIPPKVEYSLTERGRSLIPILDGMCEWGDKNRL
- a CDS encoding flavin reductase family protein — translated: MTKNFHAKPYLFPMPTYMIGTYNEDDTVDVMMMAWGGICAEDMVALNLEAEHKTVANIESRKAFTLAVPGTDTLRESDFLGIATANKMADKFERSGLHAVRSERVDAPVITEYPITLECQVIEMQSQPYGLRVLGKIVNVIADEKVLDGAGNIDASKIHAFAFDQMQNGYYAIGEKVGQAWHSGADLMIK
- a CDS encoding flavodoxin family protein — its product is MSKNIVILNGSPRRNGNTSALVRAFTEGAESAGHAVTEFFLDSMEIHGCKGCFGGHSSRECPCVQADDMNRIYPAVKNCDVIVLATPLYYWNMSGQLRTAVDRLFALEEGDGNLLRGHDRACALLMAAEGHDFEDVLSYFDHLMKLLRWTNLGHVLAGGNGDAGDIIGKPEIQKAWELGKSIPE